The following is a genomic window from Campylobacter concisus.
GACATCAACCTTAGCGCACGACCAAGCCGGATATCACCAAGCGTTTTAGCGCAAGCAAAGGCCGAATTTACCGACTACAGAGGCAAGGGCTACTCGATCATGTAGATCAGCCAAAGAAGCAAGCCCTTTGAAGAGATCCATTTTGGCGCGATGGAGAAGATAAGAAAGCTTTACGGCATCGGCGATGAGGATGAAATTTTATTTTTGCAAGACGGCGCACACTTGCAATTTAGCATGATACCAATGAATTTATGCCAAGGCGGCAAGGCGCAGTACGCAAACACTGGCGTTTGGTCAAACAAGGCGCTCAAAGAGGCAAAAGTGCTTGGCGTAACTGTAGAAG
Proteins encoded in this region:
- a CDS encoding aminotransferase class V-fold PLP-dependent enzyme, producing MSQRSKPFEEIHFGAMEKIRKLYGIGDEDEILFLQDGAHLQFSMIPMNLCQGGKAQYANTGVWSNKALKEAKVLGVTVEVVASR